One stretch of Lemur catta isolate mLemCat1 chromosome 2, mLemCat1.pri, whole genome shotgun sequence DNA includes these proteins:
- the SCUBE3 gene encoding signal peptide, CUB and EGF-like domain-containing protein 3 isoform X3, with protein MMGSYECHCREGFFLSDNQHTCIQRPEEGMNCMNKNHGCAHICRETPKGGIACECRPGFELTKNQRDCKLTCNYGNGGCQHTCDDTEQGPRCGCHVKFVLHTDGKTCIGERRLEQHIPTQAVSNETCAVNNGGCDSKCHDAATGVHCSCPVGFMLQPDRKTCKDIDECRLNNGGCDHICRNTVGSFECSCKKGYKLLINERNCQDIDECSFDRTCDHMCVNTPGSFQCLCHRGYLLYGVTHCGDVDECSINRGGCRFGCINTPGSYQCTCPAGQGRLHWNGKDCTEPVKCQGSPGASKAMLSCNRSGKKDTCALTCPSRARFLPESENGFTVSCGIPSPRAAPARAGHTGNSTNSNHCHEAAVLSVKQRASFKIKDAKCRLHLRNKGKMEEASRIPGPGGAPCSDCQVTFIHLKCDSSRKGKGRRARTPPGKEVTRLTLELEAEVRAEETTAGCGLPCLRQRMERRLKGSLKMLRKSINQDRFLLRLAGLDYELAHKPGLVAGERAELVESCRPGQHRAGAKCVSCPQGTYYHGQTEQCVPCPAGTFQEREGQLSCDLCPGSDAHGPLGATNVTTCAGQCPPGQHSVDGFKPCQPCPRGTYQPEAGRTLCFPCGGGLSTKHEGAISFQDCDTKVQCSPGHYYNTSIHRCIRCAMGSYQPDFRQNFCTRCPGNTSTDFDGSTSVAQCKNRQCGGELGEFTGYIESPNYPGNYPAGVECVWNINPPPKRKILIVVPEIFLPSEDECGDVLVMRKNSSPSSITTYETCQTYERPIAFTARSRKLWINFKTSEANSARGFQIPYVTYDEDYEQLVEDIVRDGRLYASENHQEILKDKKLIKAFFEVLAHPQNYFKYTEKHKEMLPKSFIKLLRSKVSSFLRPYK; from the exons ATGATGGGCAGCTACGAGTGCCACTGCCGGGAAGGCTTCTTCCTCAGCGACAACCAGCACACCTGCATCCAGCGGCCAGAAG aAGGAATGAATTGCATGAACAAGAACCACGGCTGTGCCCACATTTGCCGGGAGACACCCAAGGGGGGCATTGCCTGTGAATGCCGCCCTGGCTTCGAGCTCACCAAGAACCAACGGGACTGTAAAT TGACATGCAACTATGggaatggtggctgccagcacACATGCGATGACACAGAGCAGGGTCCCCGGTGCGGCTGCCATGTCAAGTTTGTGCTCCATACCGACGGGAAGACATGCATCG GGGAAAGGCGGCTAGAGCAGCACATCCCCACTCAGGCCGTTTCTAATG AGACCTGTGCTGTCAACAACGGGGGCTGTGACAGTAAGTGCCACGATGCAGCGACTGGTGTCCACTGCAGCTGCCCTGTGGGCTTCATGCTGCAGCCAGACAGGAAGACCTGCAAAG ACATAGACGAGTGCCGCTTGAACAATGGGGGCTGTGACCACATTTGCCGCAACACAGTGGGCAGCTTCGAATGCAGCTGCAAGAAAGGCTATAAGCTGCTCATCAATGAAAGGAACTGCCAAG ATATAGATGAGTGTTCCTTTGATCGAACCTGTGATCACATGTGTGTCAACACACCGGGAAGCTTCCAGTGTCTCTGCCATCGTGGCTACCTGCTCTATGGTGTCACCCACTGTGGGG ATGTGGATGAATGCAGCATCAACCGGGGAGGTTGTCGCTTTGGCTGCATCAACACACCAGGCAGCTACCAGTGTACCTGCCCAGCAGGTCAGGGCCGGCTGCACTGGAACGGCAAAGATTGCACAG aGCCAGTGAAGTGTCAGGGAAGTCCTGGGGCCTCAAAAGCCATGCTCAGCTGCAACCGGTCTGGCAAGAAGGACACCTGTGCCCTGACCTGTCCCTCCCGGGCCCGGTTTTTGCCAG AGTCTGAGAATGGCTTCACAGTAAGCTGTGGCAtccccagccccagagctgcTCCAGCCCGAGCCGGCCACACTGGGAACAGCACAAACTCCAACCACTGCCATG AGGCTGCAGTGCTATCCGTTAAACAGCGAGCCTCCTTCAAGATCAAGGATGCCAAATGCCGTTTGCACCTGCGAAACAAAGGCAAAATGGAAGAGGCCAGCAGAATCCCAGGGCCAG GTGGTGCCCCCTGCTCTGACTGCCAGGTCACCTTCATCCACCTCAAGTGTGACTCCTCTCGGAAGGGCAAGGGCCGGCGGGCCCGGACCCCTCCAGGCAAGGAGGTCACCCGGCTCACCCTGGAACTGGAGGCGGAGGTCAGAGCTGAAGAAACCACAG CTGGCTGTGGGCTGCCCTGCCTCCGACAGCGGATGGAACGACGGCTGAAAGGGTCCCTGAAGATGCTCAGAAAGTCCATCAACCAGGACCGCTTCCTGCTGCGCCTGGCAGGCCTTGATTATGAGCTGGCCCACAAACCAGGCCTGGTAGCTGGGGAGCGAGCAGAGCTTGTGGAGTCCTGCAGGCCCGGGCAGCACCGTGCTGGGGCCAAGTGTG TCAGCTGCCCGCAGGGAACGTATTACCACGGCCAGACGGAGCAGTGTGTGCCATGCCCAGCGGGCACCTTCCAGGAGAGAGAAGGGCAGCTCTCCTGCGACCTTTGCCCTGGGAGTGATGCCCACGGGCCTCTCGGAGCTACCAACGTCACCACGTGTGCAG GTCAGTGCCCACCTGGCCAACACTCTGTAGATGGGTTCAAGCCCTGCCAGCCATGCCCACGTGGTACCTACCAACCTGAAGCAGGACGGACCTTATGCTTCCCATGTGGTGGGGGCCTCAGCACCAAGCATGAGGGGGCCATCTCCTTCCAAGACTGTGACACCAAAG TCCAGTGCTCCCCAGGGCACTACTACAATACCAGCATCCATCGCTGTATCCGCTGCGCCATGGGCTCCTATCAGCCTGACTTCCGACAGAACTTCTGCACCCGCTGTCCAGGAAACACAAGTACTGACTTTGATGGCTCCACCAGTGTGGCCCAGTGCAAGA ATCGTCAGTGTGGCGGGGAGCTGGGTGAGTTTACTGGCTATATCGAGTCCCCCAACTACCCGGGCAACTACCCAGCCGGCGTGGAGTGCGTCTGGAACATCAACCCCCCACCCAAGCGCAAGATCCTTATCGTGGTACCTGAGATCTTCCTGCCATCTGAGGACGAGTGTGGGGACGTCCTCGTCATGAGAAAGAACT cctccccatcCTCCATTACCACTTACGAGACCTGCCAGACCTACGAACGCCCCATCGCCTTCACGGCACGTTCCAGGAAGCTCTGGATCAACTTCAAGACAAGTGAGGCCAACAGCGCTCGTGGCTTCCAGATCCCCTATGTTACCTATGATG